A region of the Deltaproteobacteria bacterium genome:
CAGGCCGGTTTGACGCCTTGTCGATTGCGCAAGGCGCGATAGAGTCCGTCTGAATGCGGGGCACGTTGGAGCTCGGCGAACGTCCGGCGCAGGCGGTGTTCGACGGTGCGATTGGCCTCGCGCTGGCGACGGGTGTTCCGCTGCGGCTGCGCGGTCCCTTGACCGACGCGGACCTGGCTCTGGCGGTAGCGGCGGTGAAGCTCGGCGGCGACGGCGAACCGGCGCGCGAGCAGCTCTCCGCCGAGGGCGAGATCGAGCTGACGCTGCCGCGTCCGCGCGCCGGGGTCCACCTGCTCGAGCTGCCGCATGCCGGCGCCGTCGCCCGCGCTCTCTGGACGCTCTCCTGGCCCCTTGCGCTCCTCGGCAAGCCGAGCGAGCTTCGCCTGCGCGGACCGAACCACGGCGAGGGCGCTCCCACCTTCCACGATCTGCGGCTCGGATGGGCGCCGTGTGCGGCGCGCTTCGGTCTGAAGATCCGCCTGGAGCTTACCCAGGCAGGATTCGGGACCGACGAAGGCGAGATCGTCGCGTTGCTCGATCCCGCGCCCGCGCTCACCGCATTCCGCGCGGTGCATCGCGGAATTCTCCGCCAGGTCACCGTGGTGGCGGCCGTGGGTGGCGGACGCTACGAGGCGGCGCAGGAAGCGGCGCAGCAGGTCGTGCGCGCGATGCGGCGCCGGGGCGTCATCGCCGAGGCGGAGCGGGTCCCGTTGCCCCTGCCGTCGTCTTCGACGGCGCGCAGCCGCTGGGCCATCACGGCGACTGCGGAGTTCGAGAACAGCGTGGTCACCGTTTCCGCGCTCGGTCAGGCGCCGGCGCTGGTTGGACCGGAGCAGGGCGACCGGGTCGCGGAGCGGCTGTCGCGCTTCCTCGAGCGGCGCGGGGCGCTGGACTCCGTGATGGCGGAGAGGCTGCTGCTTCCCGCAGTTCTCTGCGCCGGAGGATTGGGCGCCCGC
Encoded here:
- a CDS encoding RNA 3'-terminal phosphate cyclase encodes the protein MRGTLELGERPAQAVFDGAIGLALATGVPLRLRGPLTDADLALAVAAVKLGGDGEPAREQLSAEGEIELTLPRPRAGVHLLELPHAGAVARALWTLSWPLALLGKPSELRLRGPNHGEGAPTFHDLRLGWAPCAARFGLKIRLELTQAGFGTDEGEIVALLDPAPALTAFRAVHRGILRQVTVVAAVGGGRYEAAQEAAQQVVRAMRRRGVIAEAERVPLPLPSSSTARSRWAITATAEFENSVVTVSALGQAPALVGPEQGDRVAERLSRFLERRGALDSVMAERLLLPAVLCAGGLGARAGTPPSCHYTTSEVTGSLLQLATTVRQALPVRAVVDGAEGEEGVVAVAPQA